From the Maioricimonas rarisocia genome, one window contains:
- a CDS encoding HD domain-containing protein, whose translation MSCDHGDVSDEIGLPGAASPRHGTAGLSTLLERALRVAGTAHAGQHRKGTDIPYVVHPLAVVLILTRAGIDDDETLAAAILHDVVEDTDWTAERLQREFPPRVVELVAALSEQKTTSDGEPIPWETRKREHMQRLGASCSAARAIALADKLHNARSLLYDAEAGGVCWDRFNAPRDRILDRYREAAERLGGDEPPLARLVTELRETIDRLSAVD comes from the coding sequence ATGAGTTGCGACCATGGGGACGTATCGGACGAGATCGGACTTCCGGGAGCGGCTTCCCCGCGGCATGGCACAGCCGGTCTCTCGACGCTGCTCGAACGGGCTCTGCGTGTTGCGGGAACGGCCCACGCCGGCCAGCACCGCAAGGGAACCGACATTCCCTACGTGGTGCATCCGCTGGCCGTCGTTCTGATCCTGACGCGGGCCGGCATCGACGACGACGAAACGCTGGCTGCGGCCATCCTGCACGATGTTGTCGAAGACACCGACTGGACCGCCGAGCGGCTGCAGCGCGAGTTTCCTCCGCGGGTCGTCGAACTGGTGGCCGCCCTGTCCGAGCAGAAGACCACATCGGACGGCGAGCCGATCCCATGGGAGACCCGCAAGCGGGAGCACATGCAGCGGCTCGGCGCAAGTTGCTCGGCGGCTCGGGCCATTGCTCTGGCGGACAAGCTGCACAACGCCCGGTCGCTGCTGTACGACGCAGAGGCTGGAGGCGTCTGCTGGGACCGCTTCAACGCGCCGCGCGATCGGATTCTTGACCGCTACCGTGAGGCGGCCGAGCGTCTGGGGGGCGACGAACCGCCGCTGGCCCGGCTGGTCACCGAACTGCGCGAGACAATTGATCGACTCTCGGCGGTCGATTAG
- the ispH gene encoding 4-hydroxy-3-methylbut-2-enyl diphosphate reductase gives MQILVANPRGFCAGVNMAIDCLEECIRIFGPNIYVYHEIVHNKYVVDRFTREGVTFVDAISEVPRGSVLLYSAHGVSPAVREEARERDLRTIDATCPLVTKVHIEAVRYAQQGYNIILIGHEGHDEVIGTMGEAPESITLVESPEEVDTLSFPPDAKIAYLTQTTLSVEEANAVIERLVSRFPQIVRPPKEDICYATTNRQHAVRTLIDRADLLLVLGSQNSSNSRRLMEIGQSAGKSAFLIDGKHEMQPEWFEGVETVLVTAGASAPEVVVQECIDEITERYGATLEEVTTREEHVTFPLPKELRKLQQA, from the coding sequence ATGCAGATCCTTGTAGCCAACCCTCGCGGCTTCTGTGCCGGCGTGAACATGGCGATCGACTGCCTCGAAGAATGCATTCGCATCTTCGGGCCGAACATCTACGTCTACCACGAAATCGTCCACAACAAGTACGTGGTTGACCGGTTCACTCGGGAAGGGGTCACCTTCGTCGACGCAATCTCTGAAGTGCCGCGAGGTTCTGTCCTGCTTTACAGCGCCCACGGCGTCTCCCCCGCGGTCCGGGAAGAGGCCCGCGAGCGGGATCTGCGGACGATCGACGCCACCTGCCCGCTGGTGACCAAGGTGCACATCGAGGCGGTCCGGTACGCGCAGCAGGGATACAACATCATCCTCATCGGCCACGAAGGGCACGACGAGGTGATCGGCACGATGGGTGAAGCTCCCGAGAGCATTACCCTGGTGGAATCCCCCGAGGAGGTGGACACGCTCAGCTTCCCGCCGGACGCGAAGATCGCCTACCTGACGCAGACGACCCTGAGTGTCGAAGAAGCCAATGCGGTCATCGAACGGCTCGTGTCGCGGTTTCCGCAGATCGTTCGGCCTCCCAAAGAAGACATCTGCTACGCCACGACCAACCGCCAGCACGCCGTGCGAACGCTGATCGACCGGGCCGACCTGCTGCTCGTCCTGGGCAGCCAGAACAGCTCGAACAGTCGGCGGCTGATGGAAATCGGCCAGTCCGCAGGCAAATCGGCGTTTCTGATCGACGGCAAGCACGAGATGCAGCCGGAGTGGTTCGAAGGCGTCGAGACCGTTCTGGTCACGGCGGGAGCGAGTGCCCCTGAGGTCGTCGTGCAGGAATGCATCGACGAGATCACCGAGCGATATGGGGCGACGCTCGAAGAAGTCACGACCCGCGAAGAGCACGTGACGTTTCCGCTTCCCAAAGAGCTCCGCAAGCTGCAGCAGGCATAA
- the glmS gene encoding glutamine--fructose-6-phosphate transaminase (isomerizing) → MCGIVGYVGHRDAADFLLEGLHRLEYRGYDSAGVAVVEGKQVSVRKRVGRVNELAQLLEGSPVRGHIGIGHTRWATHGETNDANSHPHVGGNGEVILVHNGVIENYTSLRTQLQGLGYVFRTGTDTEVIAHLVALHLDEQIKLGEEADDPQTCLKAVELSLRKLKGTYGLAILFERHPEMIIAARNGSPMVVGIGKDEHFVASDASPLIGYTEEVVYLADHEMAILTPGSFELMHRDTGRMSPSVQSLEQVSTDIELGDFEHYMLKEIFEQPQTIENAMRGRFDEDEATAKFGGLNLTPQQLRRVDRIVLTACGTSWHAGLVGEYLLEEFARIPVEVEYASELRYRNPPLTDRTMVFAITQSGETADTLAAMRECKRKGLSTLAICNVVGSSIAREADGGIYLHAGPEIGVASTKAFTSQVTALVMLSLFLGRMRHLSYQAGKRIIRSLKAMPETIAKTLECHDQVQEVASRYWNLENFLYLGRLYNFPVALEGALKLKEISYIHAEGYPAAEMKHGPIALIEERTPSVFIVPRGGIYPKVISNMEEVRARKGPIIAIACEDDEKVAELADEVICVPEVEEHLQPLVTSIPLQLLAYHVALLRGCNVDRPRNLAKSVTVE, encoded by the coding sequence ATGTGTGGTATTGTCGGATATGTGGGGCATCGCGACGCGGCCGATTTCCTGCTCGAGGGTCTGCATCGTCTCGAGTACCGGGGATACGACAGTGCCGGCGTGGCGGTGGTCGAGGGAAAGCAGGTCTCCGTCCGCAAGCGTGTCGGACGCGTCAATGAACTGGCCCAACTGCTCGAAGGAAGTCCCGTTCGCGGACACATCGGCATCGGGCACACCCGCTGGGCGACTCACGGCGAAACCAACGATGCCAATTCGCACCCGCACGTCGGCGGCAATGGCGAAGTCATTCTCGTCCATAACGGCGTAATCGAGAACTACACCTCGCTGCGCACGCAGCTGCAGGGACTTGGTTACGTCTTCCGGACCGGCACCGATACCGAAGTCATCGCCCATCTGGTGGCCCTGCATCTCGACGAGCAGATCAAACTCGGCGAGGAGGCCGACGATCCCCAGACCTGCCTGAAAGCGGTCGAACTGTCGCTCCGCAAGCTCAAGGGGACGTACGGACTGGCGATTCTGTTCGAGCGGCACCCCGAAATGATCATCGCCGCCCGCAACGGCAGCCCGATGGTCGTCGGCATCGGCAAGGACGAGCACTTTGTCGCCAGTGATGCCAGTCCGCTGATCGGCTACACCGAAGAGGTCGTCTATCTGGCCGACCACGAAATGGCCATCCTGACCCCCGGCAGCTTCGAGCTGATGCATCGCGACACCGGTCGCATGAGCCCCTCGGTGCAGTCCCTCGAACAGGTTTCGACCGACATCGAACTGGGGGACTTCGAACACTACATGCTCAAGGAGATCTTCGAGCAGCCGCAGACGATCGAAAACGCCATGCGGGGCCGCTTCGACGAAGACGAAGCGACTGCGAAATTCGGCGGTCTGAACCTGACGCCGCAGCAACTGCGCCGCGTCGACCGCATCGTGCTGACCGCCTGCGGAACGAGCTGGCATGCCGGGCTGGTCGGCGAGTATCTGCTGGAAGAGTTCGCCCGCATTCCGGTCGAGGTCGAGTACGCCAGCGAACTGCGCTACCGCAATCCTCCGCTCACCGATCGCACGATGGTGTTCGCGATCACGCAGAGCGGCGAAACGGCCGACACGCTCGCCGCGATGCGGGAGTGCAAACGGAAGGGACTCTCGACACTCGCGATCTGCAACGTCGTCGGGTCATCCATCGCCCGCGAGGCGGACGGCGGCATCTACCTGCATGCCGGGCCCGAAATCGGTGTCGCGTCGACGAAGGCATTCACCTCGCAGGTGACCGCCCTGGTGATGCTCTCGCTGTTCCTGGGACGGATGCGGCACCTGTCGTATCAGGCAGGCAAGCGGATCATCCGCTCGCTCAAGGCGATGCCCGAAACCATCGCCAAAACGCTCGAATGCCATGACCAGGTCCAGGAGGTAGCCAGCCGCTACTGGAACCTCGAGAACTTCCTGTATCTGGGTCGGCTGTACAACTTCCCGGTCGCTCTGGAAGGGGCTTTGAAGCTCAAGGAGATCAGCTACATCCATGCCGAGGGCTACCCGGCGGCCGAGATGAAGCACGGGCCGATCGCCCTGATCGAAGAGCGGACGCCGTCGGTCTTCATCGTGCCGCGTGGCGGAATCTACCCCAAGGTGATCAGCAACATGGAAGAGGTGCGGGCCCGCAAGGGACCGATCATCGCGATCGCCTGCGAGGATGACGAGAAAGTGGCCGAACTGGCCGACGAAGTCATCTGCGTTCCGGAAGTCGAAGAACACCTGCAGCCGCTGGTAACCTCGATCCCGCTGCAGCTGCTCGCCTACCACGTGGCGCTGCTGCGGGGCTGCAATGTCGACCGTCCCCGCAACCTGGCCAAGAGCGTGACGGTTGAGTGA
- a CDS encoding DUF1559 domain-containing protein — translation MARVRRRGFTLIELLVVIAIIAILISLLLPAVQQAREAARRAQCKNNLKQIGLALHNYHDAHSAFPAGYYSWGTSNGSAPAWAHMDPQTWDAAPGWGWSMMLLPFIDQAPIYNRMDIDASCFHAANADLVRTKLSVFLCPTASGPDGEFTVQDASGNPLDIAGRQVVFGRSHYVASHGQESCWGECGASTSGEVFTDIYTGTTRTVAINGDASQVADGPFFRNSRTRFRDVTDGTSNSIFIGEHSSRLSDKTWVGVVPGAFTHPRFTTPENGPDAAATLTLVHAGPSGGELDITGFPIIHPVNFPTLHVGQMYSEHTGGGHIGMGDGSVRFISENIDLITFAELSSIGEGEVIGEF, via the coding sequence ATGGCTCGTGTTCGACGTCGCGGATTCACGCTGATCGAACTGCTGGTGGTGATCGCCATCATCGCAATCCTGATCTCGCTGCTGCTTCCCGCCGTCCAGCAGGCCCGCGAAGCGGCCCGCCGGGCGCAGTGCAAGAACAACCTCAAGCAGATCGGATTGGCGCTGCATAACTATCACGACGCTCATTCGGCGTTCCCGGCCGGTTACTACTCGTGGGGAACGAGCAACGGCAGCGCACCGGCATGGGCGCACATGGACCCGCAGACATGGGACGCGGCCCCCGGCTGGGGCTGGTCGATGATGCTTTTGCCGTTTATCGACCAGGCGCCGATCTACAACCGCATGGATATCGACGCCAGTTGCTTTCACGCCGCGAATGCCGACCTCGTGCGAACGAAACTGTCAGTCTTCCTCTGTCCGACCGCTTCGGGACCGGACGGCGAGTTCACCGTGCAGGATGCCTCCGGCAACCCGCTGGACATCGCCGGCCGTCAGGTGGTTTTCGGACGCAGCCACTACGTGGCCAGTCACGGCCAGGAGTCCTGCTGGGGTGAGTGTGGCGCGAGCACGTCGGGCGAGGTCTTCACCGACATCTACACGGGGACGACGCGGACGGTCGCGATCAATGGGGACGCCTCGCAGGTCGCGGACGGGCCGTTCTTTCGCAATTCGCGGACGCGGTTCCGGGACGTCACCGACGGCACCTCAAATTCGATCTTTATCGGCGAGCACTCTTCCCGCCTCAGTGACAAGACCTGGGTGGGTGTCGTGCCTGGCGCATTCACGCATCCGCGGTTCACGACGCCGGAGAACGGGCCCGACGCCGCCGCGACCCTCACGCTGGTCCATGCCGGCCCCTCGGGAGGCGAACTGGACATCACCGGCTTCCCGATCATCCACCCGGTCAACTTCCCGACGTTACATGTCGGCCAGATGTACTCGGAGCATACCGGAGGCGGTCATATCGGGATGGGGGACGGATCGGTCCGGTTCATCTCCGAAAACATCGACCTGATCACGTTCGCCGAACTCTCCAGTATCGGCGAAGGGGAAGTGATCGGCGAGTTCTGA
- a CDS encoding PVC-type heme-binding CxxCH protein, whose amino-acid sequence MQRALLSLLAAGCLLTVAPSEGRAEETLIRWQRFQLSDTFFSEGAATGDFNNDGHGDVVSGPFWYAGPDFRKQHLFAPPKPFDPHGYSDNFFAYAEDFNGDDWTDILIIGFPGKEAFWYENPKGTDRFWTKHLALAVVDNESPTFVDLTGDGRREIVCSQDQRFGYAGPDPADPTAPWTFHPISGKATGGRFTHGMGVGDVNGDGRADLLEKNGWWEQPESLEGDPEWTHHPVQFSGPGGAQMFAYDFDGDGDQDVLTSLAAHGYGLAWYENITVDGKTEFTPRLIMGDAPEENRYGVVFSQLHAVDLADIDGDGLKDIVTGKRYWAHGPRGDAEPNAAPVLYWFRTVRQEQDGKPTVDFVPYRIDDNSGVGVEVKATDINGDGLPDVVVGNKRGTFVHLQQRVDVSKEEWERAQPRRLDQGAKKRQGGLPQASGLEPDEAARAMTVPEGFKVQLAAGEPQVHQPVAFTIDHRGRLWVAEAYTYPARAEEGQGKDRIVILDDEDGDGAFESRKVFIEGLNLVSGLEVGFGGVWVGAPPYLMFIPDRDGDDRPDAPPQAAAANNVQFPGDVPAGAEVLLDGFGWHDTHETLNSFIWGPDGWLYGCHGVFTHSKVGAPGTPDEERTPINAGVWRYHPVDRTFEVFAWGTSNPWGVDFNDYGEAFITACVIPHLYHIVPGARYQRQAGRHFNPHVYDDIKTIADHAHYAGSIRDHAWWGRDEPVAHDATDLAGGGHAHCGAMVYLGDNWPEVYRNSIFMANIHGNRVNNDILRQERSGYVGLHGQDFLFANDRWFRGINLKYGPDGGVFLIDWYDQNACHRHDPEIWDRTNGRIYKVTYGNTPSTRVDLAAMSDEELAELHTRQNDWYVRMSRRLLQERAANDGVDDSAVDALATVLEENSDVTRRLRAQWTLHAIDRLDEETLTALLDEHDAHLRGWAIRLLSERNDRSDDATGKLAGMARSERSPIVRRELASAMRQLPHDVRWTIGEGLVSHGDDADDHNIPLLIWYGVEPLVVEDPARAFAMAGSSRIPLVARFIYRRAASDDQTLPELLTALGKTNDVPRQELILAEIVDVVKNRGRLTMPKTWPDVFARLSGSESEKVRQDVQFITVKFGDRSIFPALRDIVANGNADAASRQQALDALLAGKDPELPPLLHELLDEKTLRGPALRGLAAYEHSETPEKILSRYSKLSDSEKDDALATLASRAGYAHALLDAIAEGSVPRTDLSAATATQMQRFGDKELLAKINRHWGALRTTSAEKKQLIAEFKERLTPEVLADADLRHGRAVFEKTCAKCHRLFGSGEKIGPDITGSNRANLDYLLENLLDPSAVVGRDYQVTVVQTSDGRVVSGLMLEENDSAIVLQTVNERVVVPKDDIEDRVQQATSLMPEGQLQQLPPEDARDLIAYLGSPSQVPLPGQGPFFDPESGKVLGAIEGESMKVVGKTGGNARSQKMHNFTADRWSGSDHLWWTGGKPGDRLTLEFTVEEAGRYELFTVLTKAHDYGAFQLSIDGQPAGPPIDLYNGPAVVTTGVVSLGEHELEAGKRQLGVEVVGAHPKATKSYMFGIDYLYLEPVAPAQAEK is encoded by the coding sequence GTGCAACGTGCCCTCCTCTCACTGCTCGCCGCCGGTTGCCTGCTGACTGTCGCTCCCTCCGAGGGGCGGGCCGAAGAAACCCTCATCCGCTGGCAGCGGTTCCAGCTCAGCGACACCTTCTTCTCCGAAGGTGCCGCTACCGGCGACTTCAACAACGACGGGCACGGCGACGTCGTCTCCGGTCCCTTCTGGTATGCCGGCCCCGACTTCAGGAAGCAGCACCTCTTCGCGCCACCCAAGCCGTTTGATCCGCACGGCTATTCGGACAACTTCTTCGCCTACGCCGAGGACTTCAACGGCGACGACTGGACCGACATCCTGATCATCGGATTCCCTGGCAAAGAAGCGTTCTGGTACGAAAACCCGAAGGGAACCGATCGCTTCTGGACGAAGCACCTCGCGCTGGCCGTTGTCGACAACGAATCCCCCACCTTCGTTGACCTGACCGGAGACGGCCGCCGCGAAATCGTCTGCAGCCAGGACCAGCGATTCGGCTATGCCGGGCCCGACCCCGCCGATCCGACCGCCCCCTGGACGTTTCACCCGATCTCCGGCAAGGCGACCGGCGGGCGCTTCACCCACGGCATGGGCGTCGGCGACGTCAATGGCGATGGCCGCGCGGATCTGCTCGAGAAGAACGGCTGGTGGGAGCAGCCCGAGTCCCTCGAGGGGGACCCGGAGTGGACGCATCACCCCGTCCAGTTCTCCGGACCGGGCGGTGCCCAGATGTTCGCCTACGACTTCGACGGCGATGGCGACCAGGATGTGCTGACCTCGCTGGCCGCTCACGGCTACGGGCTCGCCTGGTACGAGAACATCACCGTTGACGGTAAGACTGAGTTCACCCCCCGCCTCATTATGGGGGACGCGCCGGAAGAGAATCGGTACGGTGTCGTCTTCTCGCAGTTGCACGCTGTCGATCTTGCCGACATCGACGGCGATGGACTCAAGGACATCGTCACCGGCAAGCGATATTGGGCTCACGGTCCCCGCGGAGATGCCGAGCCGAACGCTGCCCCTGTCCTCTACTGGTTCCGCACCGTCCGCCAGGAGCAGGATGGCAAGCCGACCGTTGACTTCGTTCCCTACCGCATCGACGACAACTCCGGCGTGGGCGTCGAGGTGAAGGCGACCGACATCAACGGGGACGGTCTTCCCGACGTCGTCGTCGGCAACAAGCGGGGCACGTTCGTCCATCTGCAGCAGCGGGTCGACGTCTCGAAGGAAGAATGGGAACGGGCCCAGCCGCGGCGACTCGATCAGGGGGCGAAGAAGCGGCAGGGCGGTCTCCCGCAGGCTTCCGGACTCGAACCGGACGAAGCCGCCCGGGCGATGACAGTTCCAGAAGGCTTCAAAGTCCAGCTCGCCGCGGGTGAGCCGCAGGTCCATCAGCCGGTTGCTTTCACCATCGACCATCGCGGCCGGTTGTGGGTGGCCGAGGCGTACACGTATCCCGCCCGTGCCGAGGAAGGCCAGGGTAAGGACCGCATCGTCATTCTCGACGACGAAGATGGGGACGGTGCCTTCGAGTCACGCAAGGTCTTCATCGAAGGACTCAATCTCGTCAGCGGACTGGAAGTCGGGTTTGGCGGCGTCTGGGTCGGGGCTCCGCCTTACCTGATGTTCATCCCGGACCGGGACGGCGACGATCGGCCGGATGCTCCGCCTCAGGCCGCGGCGGCCAACAACGTGCAGTTTCCGGGTGATGTTCCTGCGGGAGCCGAAGTTCTGCTGGACGGCTTTGGCTGGCACGACACGCACGAGACGCTCAACAGCTTCATCTGGGGACCGGACGGCTGGCTCTACGGCTGCCACGGTGTCTTCACTCATTCGAAGGTGGGAGCACCCGGCACGCCCGACGAAGAACGCACGCCCATCAACGCTGGCGTATGGCGATACCATCCCGTCGACAGGACGTTCGAAGTATTCGCCTGGGGGACGAGCAACCCGTGGGGCGTCGACTTCAACGATTATGGGGAGGCTTTCATCACTGCCTGCGTGATTCCGCACCTGTACCACATCGTTCCGGGAGCCCGGTATCAGCGGCAGGCGGGGCGGCACTTCAACCCCCATGTCTACGACGACATCAAGACGATCGCCGACCACGCCCATTACGCCGGCAGCATCCGCGATCACGCCTGGTGGGGACGGGATGAACCGGTCGCGCACGACGCGACCGATCTCGCCGGCGGAGGACACGCCCATTGTGGAGCGATGGTCTACCTCGGCGACAACTGGCCGGAGGTGTATCGCAACTCGATCTTCATGGCGAACATTCATGGCAACCGGGTCAACAACGACATCCTGCGGCAGGAGCGCTCGGGGTATGTCGGGCTGCACGGACAGGACTTCCTGTTCGCCAACGACCGCTGGTTCCGGGGCATCAATCTCAAGTACGGTCCCGATGGAGGTGTCTTCCTGATCGACTGGTATGACCAGAACGCCTGCCATCGCCACGACCCGGAGATCTGGGACCGCACGAACGGTCGCATCTACAAGGTGACCTACGGCAATACGCCGTCGACCCGCGTCGACCTGGCGGCAATGTCGGACGAGGAACTGGCCGAGTTGCACACGCGCCAGAACGACTGGTACGTCCGCATGTCTCGCCGGCTGCTGCAGGAGCGGGCTGCCAATGACGGTGTCGACGACTCGGCCGTGGACGCTCTGGCTACCGTTCTCGAAGAGAATTCCGACGTCACGCGGCGGCTGCGGGCCCAGTGGACGCTGCACGCGATCGACCGGCTGGACGAAGAAACTCTCACGGCCCTGCTGGACGAGCACGACGCCCATCTTCGCGGCTGGGCCATCCGCCTGCTCAGCGAACGAAACGACCGCAGCGACGACGCGACCGGCAAGCTGGCGGGAATGGCTCGTTCGGAACGTTCTCCGATTGTCCGCCGCGAACTCGCCTCGGCGATGCGGCAACTGCCGCACGATGTCCGGTGGACGATCGGCGAAGGACTCGTCTCTCATGGAGACGATGCCGACGATCACAACATTCCGCTGCTGATCTGGTACGGCGTCGAGCCGCTCGTCGTGGAAGACCCGGCCCGCGCGTTTGCCATGGCCGGCTCCTCCCGCATTCCGCTCGTCGCCCGGTTCATCTACCGCCGAGCCGCGTCGGATGACCAGACGCTGCCGGAACTGCTGACGGCACTCGGTAAGACGAACGACGTGCCGCGGCAGGAACTGATCCTCGCCGAGATCGTCGACGTGGTGAAGAACCGCGGTCGGCTGACGATGCCGAAAACCTGGCCGGACGTATTCGCCAGGCTGTCCGGCAGCGAGTCGGAGAAGGTGCGGCAGGATGTGCAGTTCATCACGGTGAAGTTCGGCGACCGGTCGATCTTCCCTGCGCTCCGCGACATTGTCGCCAACGGCAACGCAGATGCCGCCTCGCGTCAGCAGGCCCTCGATGCGCTGCTGGCCGGGAAGGATCCCGAGCTGCCGCCGCTGCTGCATGAGCTCCTCGACGAGAAGACGCTGCGTGGGCCGGCTCTGCGGGGACTGGCGGCATACGAGCATTCCGAGACGCCGGAGAAGATCCTTTCCCGGTACTCGAAACTGAGCGACAGCGAGAAGGATGACGCCCTGGCGACACTCGCGTCCCGGGCCGGCTACGCCCACGCACTCCTCGATGCCATCGCTGAAGGAAGCGTGCCGCGGACCGACCTCTCGGCCGCGACGGCTACCCAGATGCAGCGGTTCGGTGATAAGGAACTGCTGGCGAAGATCAACCGGCACTGGGGAGCGCTGCGGACGACGTCTGCAGAGAAGAAGCAGCTCATCGCCGAGTTCAAGGAGCGACTGACTCCGGAAGTGCTGGCCGACGCCGACCTCCGCCACGGCCGGGCCGTCTTCGAAAAGACCTGTGCGAAGTGTCATCGCCTGTTCGGATCCGGCGAGAAGATCGGTCCGGACATCACCGGCTCGAACCGGGCCAACCTCGACTATCTGCTCGAGAACCTTCTGGATCCCAGTGCCGTCGTGGGCCGGGACTATCAGGTGACTGTCGTGCAGACCTCTGACGGTCGCGTGGTCTCCGGCCTGATGCTCGAGGAGAACGACTCGGCGATCGTTCTGCAGACGGTCAACGAGCGGGTCGTCGTGCCGAAGGATGACATCGAAGACCGCGTTCAGCAGGCGACCTCACTCATGCCGGAAGGGCAGCTGCAGCAGCTTCCGCCCGAGGATGCCCGCGATCTGATCGCCTACCTCGGCAGTCCGTCGCAGGTGCCACTCCCCGGCCAGGGACCTTTCTTCGATCCCGAGAGTGGCAAGGTCCTCGGGGCAATCGAAGGAGAGAGCATGAAGGTCGTCGGCAAGACCGGCGGCAATGCCCGCTCGCAGAAGATGCACAACTTCACCGCCGACCGGTGGAGCGGCAGCGATCATCTCTGGTGGACCGGCGGCAAGCCAGGGGATCGGCTGACGCTCGAGTTCACTGTCGAGGAAGCCGGACGTTACGAGCTGTTCACCGTCCTGACGAAGGCGCACGACTACGGGGCCTTCCAGCTTTCGATCGACGGCCAGCCGGCAGGGCCGCCCATCGACCTGTACAACGGTCCGGCCGTCGTCACGACCGGCGTGGTGTCGCTGGGTGAACACGAACTGGAGGCGGGCAAACGTCAGCTCGGCGTCGAAGTTGTGGGAGCTCACCCGAAGGCGACGAAGTCGTACATGTTCGGCATCGATTACCTGTACCTGGAACCGGTGGCCCCGGCTCAAGCGGAGAAGTAG
- a CDS encoding phosphoglycerate dehydrogenase: MTLKIRCCALNSDQGPHFPTLQSAGFDVLPGNRDRNYWDESTLISELEECCAVIAGSEPYTRTVIEGCPELRVIARTGVGFDAIDLAACDERGIVVTTTPGVNHHSVAEHTIALLMGIARGFPDQDQRVRAGTWKRIERPRVMDTTIGVVGMGRIGKAVVTRARGLGMKVLGFEPYPDEEFCRRWEVELTDLDSLLSRSDYVSLHNPLTPESHKMMNAERFAKMKSGSVLINTARGGLVDEEALIAALKSGHLRAAGLDVFEVEPLPTDSPLVEMENVLLSGHVAGLDIESQRDTLTMAAETIIGLRDGHWPSHCIQNLKNVSDWSWTK, translated from the coding sequence TTGACGCTCAAGATCCGCTGCTGTGCCCTCAATTCCGATCAGGGACCTCACTTTCCGACATTACAGTCAGCCGGCTTCGATGTGCTTCCCGGCAACCGCGACCGCAACTACTGGGACGAGTCCACACTGATCAGTGAACTGGAGGAATGCTGCGCGGTCATCGCCGGTTCCGAACCATACACGCGTACTGTCATTGAAGGCTGCCCGGAACTGCGGGTCATCGCCCGGACCGGCGTCGGGTTTGACGCGATCGATCTGGCCGCCTGCGATGAGCGGGGCATCGTCGTCACCACAACACCGGGAGTGAATCATCATTCGGTCGCCGAGCACACGATCGCTCTGCTGATGGGCATCGCCCGCGGTTTCCCCGACCAGGACCAGCGGGTACGGGCCGGCACGTGGAAGCGGATCGAGCGCCCGCGCGTGATGGACACGACGATCGGCGTCGTGGGAATGGGACGAATCGGCAAGGCGGTCGTCACCCGTGCCCGCGGACTGGGGATGAAAGTCCTCGGCTTCGAGCCGTACCCCGACGAAGAATTCTGCCGCCGGTGGGAAGTGGAACTGACCGACCTGGACAGCCTGCTGAGCCGTTCCGACTACGTGTCGTTGCACAACCCGCTCACGCCCGAGAGTCACAAGATGATGAATGCCGAGCGGTTTGCAAAGATGAAGTCCGGCTCGGTCCTCATCAACACGGCCCGGGGCGGACTCGTCGACGAGGAGGCGTTGATTGCCGCACTGAAGTCGGGTCATCTGCGGGCGGCCGGGCTGGACGTGTTCGAGGTGGAACCGCTGCCGACCGACAGTCCGCTCGTCGAGATGGAGAATGTCCTTCTCTCGGGCCACGTGGCCGGGCTCGACATCGAATCGCAGCGGGATACGCTGACGATGGCGGCAGAGACGATCATCGGTCTGCGGGACGGACACTGGCCGTCGCACTGCATTCAGAACCTGAAAAACGTCTCGGACTGGTCGTGGACGAAGTAG